In Phenylobacterium hankyongense, the sequence CATCGACGGCGAGGGCTACGACGAGGCCTCGGCCTTCGCCATGAAGCTGCGCGACGACCGCGACATGGTGTTCGTCCACCCCTTCAACGACCTCGACGTCATGGCCGGCCAGGGCACGGTGGCGCTGGAGATGCTGGAGGACGCGCCGGACCTCGAGGTGCTGCCGATCCCGATCGGCGGCGGCGGGCTGATCGCCGGCATGGCCACGGCCGCCAGGCACGTGAAGCCGGACATCCGGATCGTCGGCCTGGAGCCGGCCATGTATCCGTCGTTCACCGCCAAGATGCGCGGCGTCAACGCCGGCGCGGCCACCGGCGGGGCGACCATCGCCGAGGGCATCGCCGTCAAGCAGGTGGGCGAGCTCAGCTACGCCGTCGCTCGGCCGATGATCGACGAGGTGCTGCTGATCGAGGAGCCGTTCTTCGAGCGCGCGGTGGCCCTCTACTGCAACGTCGAGAAGACCGTCACCGAAGGCGCCGGCGCGGCCTCGCTGGCCGCCCTGCTCGCCTATCCGGAGCGGTTCCGGGGCAAGAAGTGCGGCCTGGTGATCACCGGCGGCAACATCGACACCCGCCTGTTGGCCTCGGTGCTCACCCGCGAGCTGGTCCGCGAGCAGCGGATCGTCAGCCTGCGGATCATCGGCGACGACCGGCCGGGCCTGCTGGCCAACGTCTCCACCATCATCGGCCAGCTGGGCGCCAACATCATCGAGGTGGCGCACAACCGCCTCGCCCTGGACGTGCCGGCCAAGGGCGCGGAATTCGACCTGATGATCGAGACCCGCGACGCCCAGCACACCCAAGAGATCATGGACGCGCTGCGCGAGCGCGGCTATCCGCCGAGGGCTGTCTGACCCATGTTCCGTACCCTGACGATATTGGCCTGCGCCCTGGCGCTGGGCGCCTGCCACAAGACCCTTCCCGACCAGAGCGCGGCGGCGAAGACCTTCCTGGCGCAGAACGCCACCCAACCGGGCGTCCACGTGCTGCCGGACGGCCTGCAGTACAAGGTGGTCCGGTCCGGGCCCGCCGACGGCCTGCGGCCGCAGCGGATGGACGAGGTCAAGGTCCACTACGAAGGCAAGCTGATCAACGGCAAGGTGTTCGACTCGTCCTACGAGCGCGGCCAGCCGGCCTCCATGCCGCTGAAGGGCCTGATCCCCGGCTGGCAGGAGGC encodes:
- a CDS encoding threonine ammonia-lyase, which translates into the protein MTLSFDDILAAQERLKGHIERTPCRPSRTLSEITGAQVWVKFENLQFTAAYKERGALNKLLQLTEAEKKRGVIAASAGNHSQGLAYHAARLGIPVTIVMPRGTPFVKVQQTRAHGADVVIDGEGYDEASAFAMKLRDDRDMVFVHPFNDLDVMAGQGTVALEMLEDAPDLEVLPIPIGGGGLIAGMATAARHVKPDIRIVGLEPAMYPSFTAKMRGVNAGAATGGATIAEGIAVKQVGELSYAVARPMIDEVLLIEEPFFERAVALYCNVEKTVTEGAGAASLAALLAYPERFRGKKCGLVITGGNIDTRLLASVLTRELVREQRIVSLRIIGDDRPGLLANVSTIIGQLGANIIEVAHNRLALDVPAKGAEFDLMIETRDAQHTQEIMDALRERGYPPRAV
- a CDS encoding FKBP-type peptidyl-prolyl cis-trans isomerase, which gives rise to MFRTLTILACALALGACHKTLPDQSAAAKTFLAQNATQPGVHVLPDGLQYKVVRSGPADGLRPQRMDEVKVHYEGKLINGKVFDSSYERGQPASMPLKGLIPGWQEALQLMRPGDEWVLYVPPALGYGDQGAGGEIPPGAALIFRIELIDVLPGVGHIQQG